CATTTCCAGAGTCGTGACATTCATTTTTAAGGCATTTTTCATAGCTGGAATTGTGTTCTCCGGATACAAGGATTTTCCGCCGCGATGTGCTTGATTATCGAAAGATTGGGCAGTATAAAGTTGGGTAAATGCCAAAAACAGACCCGTGAAAAGTACATTTTTCATTCTTCAATATTTAATTCTATAAAATTAAATATTGCATATATACTGTATGTTGTTAGAATATTAAACTTATGCTATATTTAATCATTATTCTAGAAACAGGTCATAGATCTGCGAAGTTCTTTCCCTATTTTTCATTTAGATTCGCAATGGAAGAAAGTTTACGGGCAGTTGCCGCAACTTTATCACCACGCTTTAATGCTACTTCCGTCCAGACACGTCCAAAACCTCCGGATGAACCTATGATAAACCAAACTTTCTTTTTATTTTCTATTGTTGTTATAAAATGTATTTTTATTAAGAAATTAACTCACTATTAAAAACGTATTTATCACCTCTTTTACTTTAAAAATCTTATAGTCAATTAAATTTTGCCCGAAATTCCAAGGGGCCTTGTTTTGTTTTTGCTTTAAACAATCTGCTGAAAGATTGGGGATGCTCAAAGCCTAATTCATAGGCAATCTCTGAAACTGAAAGTGTTGTTGATGAAAGTTTTTCTTTTGCTTTATCAATCAGTTTTTGATGGATAAATTGTTGTGCATTTTGCCCAAGTAGTGAACGCAATAAATCACTCAGGTAACTTGGCGAAATGTTCACTTGTTCTGCAAGTTGTTGAACTGTTGGAATTCCTTGGATGATCATTTTTTCATCGTCGAAATATTCATTTAGAATTCTTTCCAATTTCTGGAAAACAGTATTGTTTACGGCTTTTCTTGTTATGAATTGTCGTTTGTAAAATCGGTTTGTGTAGGTCAATAATAAATCGATTTGTGCAATAACTACATCCTGGCTGAAATCGTCAATCCGGCTATTCAATTCTTCTTCAATGATGTTAAAAACGGAAATTATCGTTTCTTTTTCTTTCTCTGAAAGATGTAGGGACTCATTCAATTCATAAGAAAAAAAGCTGTATTGTTTAATTTTTTTTGCCAATGGATACCCAAGAAAAAAATCAGGATGAATAAACAATCCAAGACCTGTGTGATCGTCAGAGTCATTATCACTTGTCGCTTTAAGCTGATTGGGTGCACTGAAACATAGTCCACCTTCATCAAAATCGTAATAAGATTGTCCATATTTAAATTTACCGCTGATATTGGGCTTGTAAGCTATTTTATAAAAATTTAAAATAAATGGTGATGGCAAATTTTCTGGTGGGATAGCATTGCTATCATTTCTGATCAAACTAATCAAAGGATGCAAAGGTTTTGGCAAGCCTAAGATCCTATGTAACTCTGATAAAGATTTAAACCTATGCAAATTATTTTCTTCTTTTTTCATTCCTTTAAAATAATATCATAATAAATATTGGATTATTTAAATAAAAGACCAATCCATTTTGAGGGAGAAAACTATTTACTTTCTATTTTTCCTAAAGCACTTTGAATAGTTTTCAATTTTTTCACTGCTTCTTCCCAGCTTCTATTCTCAGGATTAAATGTAGAATGAAGATATGCTGTCGTCATTTCCTGAATTATTGCTACACGTTCAGGATCTTCATCTGTTGTTTCCTCGGCATCGTAGCCAGTTATACCACCAAGCATGTGTTCCCCATCAAATAGCGTGAGCAAAGTTTTTTCGCCGGGACTTCTAAAGTATGCATCGGTATAATATTCTGCACCACGAGAACTGATAGGCGAAATATCTTTTCCACCTGTAATAACAAATGCAGGAGGATTCATTTTTGTATATCGGAAAGAATTTACAATGTCTACTTTCCCCCAAGGTGCTGGCATTTCTTTGTCTCCTTCACCACTCACGGCTAATAAGATGGCGGTTTTTACTCTATTGTCAGGCAAATAGATTTCGTTGCCGTTGTCATGGGTATAACTTGCTCCTAAAAGCATCGCCGCAGTAAGACCTCCCCCGGAATGTCCTGCTGCTGCAATATTTTCACGATTCATTCTTCCTTTAAGTGTGGGAACAGCATTTTCAATAAAATCCAATTGATCCAAGATAGTTTTCATATCTTCCACCCGGGATTCTGCGTATATTGGATAACCTGGTGTGTCCACACTAAGTTTCAACGTTTTTGAACTTAAATGGGTAGGCTTGATCACTACAAAACCTTGCGAAGCCCAATAATCTGAAAGTGGGCCTCCGCCTTTATAGGAAGAGAGGAAATTGGAGTATCCACCACCGTGAGAAAAAAGAATAATCGGTAGATTATCACCTGAAAGGGGTGCTGTTACACATATTTCCATATCCACAATACGGTTTGGCACCTTTAGAACTATCGGACTTACTGAAATAATTTGATTTTGAACTGACATCATATTTTGTTTTAAATTATTGGTACAAAGGTCGAACCAAATAAATTTTGAAATATAACCTAATTGAGGATTGTCATAACTAAAATGAGGAAATTACTTTATTTCATTAAAACCAGCTCGAAATTCACTTAACCTTTTCTCAAACTCTTTTTAAAAGAAATGAAAAAATAAATCAAGATTTTAAATCTTAAATATCTAAAGACTACCCATCTTTTTTACCCAATAAAAAAAGATTCCCTGTAAATGTTTCTGAAGCAACCAACAACTTGGATCAGAATTACAAATATATCAATACCACAAAAAAAGCCAGACATTTATTGCCTGGCTCTCTATTTTATGTAAGAAATATTAATTAAATAATTCTACCTCTTCTCCTTTCCCTACCGGATATTCTTCTGTGAAGCATCCGAAGCAGTGATTAGAAGATCCTAAAATCTCTTTCAGGTTGTCTATGCTTAAAAACTCTAAAGAATCTACTCCTAAATAGTTTCGAAGTTCTTCTGTAGACATATTTGCGGAAATTAAATCATCTTTTGACGGAGTATCAATTCCCAGATAACATGGAGCAATAATTGGCGGAGAAACACTTCTGAAGTGAATCTCTTTTACGCCTGCATCTTTCAGAATTTTAACCAATCTCTTAGAAGTTGTTCCACGAACGATAGAGTCATCAATAATTACGACCCTCTTATCTTTCATTTCTGAAATAATCGGGTTCAGCTTAAGGTTCACTACCCTTTCTCTCATTTCCTGTGTAGGGACAATGAAACTTCTCCCAATGTATCTGTTTTTAATCAAAACAGGACGGAAAGGTATTCCTGAAGCTTTTGAGAATCCAATGGCAGCAGGAACTCCGGAATCCGGAACTCCGATTACCAAGTCGGCGTCTACAGGAGACTGCTCCCAGATCTTTTCTCCAGACTTTTCTCTGATCTCATACACATTGATGTTTTCTAAGGTAGAATCAGGTCTTGCGAAATAGATATACTCAAAAGAACAGATTCTTTGTTTTCCTTTGGCTTCATCCATCATATAAGAATGAAGTTTTCCAGGCTCATTTTCGTTGGTGTAAATAATCTCCCCAGGAAGAATATCACGTACATATTGAGCTCCTACAGCATCTAATGCTACAGATTCGGAAGCCACTACATAAGAGTTCTCATTAATAGCTCCTAAACTAATGGACGGATACCATTAAAGTCTCTGAAAGCAAAGAATTTGTTTCTGGTCATTCCTACTACGGAATAAGCTCCTTCAATTTTCTCCATGGTAGCTTTGATGGCTCCACGAAGTCCTAAATCAAGGTTTTTCTGGATTAACCTTAAGATCACCTCAGAATCAGAAGTTGCTCTGAAAACTACGCCTTCAG
This is a stretch of genomic DNA from Chryseobacterium tructae. It encodes these proteins:
- a CDS encoding alpha/beta hydrolase family protein, with the protein product MMSVQNQIISVSPIVLKVPNRIVDMEICVTAPLSGDNLPIILFSHGGGYSNFLSSYKGGGPLSDYWASQGFVVIKPTHLSSKTLKLSVDTPGYPIYAESRVEDMKTILDQLDFIENAVPTLKGRMNRENIAAAGHSGGGLTAAMLLGASYTHDNGNEIYLPDNRVKTAILLAVSGEGDKEMPAPWGKVDIVNSFRYTKMNPPAFVITGGKDISPISSRGAEYYTDAYFRSPGEKTLLTLFDGEHMLGGITGYDAEETTDEDPERVAIIQEMTTAYLHSTFNPENRSWEEAVKKLKTIQSALGKIESK
- a CDS encoding helix-turn-helix domain-containing protein, translated to MKKEENNLHRFKSLSELHRILGLPKPLHPLISLIRNDSNAIPPENLPSPFILNFYKIAYKPNISGKFKYGQSYYDFDEGGLCFSAPNQLKATSDNDSDDHTGLGLFIHPDFFLGYPLAKKIKQYSFFSYELNESLHLSEKEKETIISVFNIIEEELNSRIDDFSQDVVIAQIDLLLTYTNRFYKRQFITRKAVNNTVFQKLERILNEYFDDEKMIIQGIPTVQQLAEQVNISPSYLSDLLRSLLGQNAQQFIHQKLIDKAKEKLSSTTLSVSEIAYELGFEHPQSFSRLFKAKTKQGPLEFRAKFN